The proteins below are encoded in one region of Halocatena salina:
- a CDS encoding rubrerythrin-like domain-containing protein, protein MKEPAYDPTEERPYECFECGNIVTAVAHPGLCPDCGGQLRNRRYPIE, encoded by the coding sequence ATGAAAGAACCAGCCTACGATCCGACCGAGGAACGTCCGTATGAGTGTTTCGAGTGTGGAAACATCGTCACAGCAGTTGCTCATCCCGGTTTGTGTCCGGACTGTGGGGGACAGTTACGGAACCGTCGCTATCCCATCGAGTGA
- the gdhB gene encoding glutamate dehydrogenase GdhB yields the protein MSSHQATGDIESDDSPPVDSTESALQTARRQLRHAAERLEIDPNVVRRLRHPAKVHEVTLPIERDDGTVEVFTGYRAQHDSVRGPYKGGLRYHPEVNRDECVGLSMWMTWKCAVMDLPFGGAKGGVAVNPKELSANEKERLTRRFTQEMRDVIGPMQDIPAPDMGTDPQTMAWLMDAYSMQEGETIPGVVTGKPPVIGGSQGRQEAPGRSVAVITQAVCEYYDRVLEDTTVAIQGYGSVGANAARLLDDRGANIVAISDVNGAMYDPTGIDTHSVPSHDEEPEAVTKYAEETISNEKLLTLDVDVLIPAALGNVITETNANAVRADIVVEGANGPTTSTADSILNERNIPVIPDILANAGGVTVSYFEWLQDINRQSWARKRVNEELEGEMKTAWIAVRDEFESRSVSWRDAAYIVALSRIAEAHNVRGLWP from the coding sequence ATGAGCTCCCATCAGGCCACAGGGGATATCGAGAGTGACGACTCCCCACCGGTCGATAGTACGGAATCGGCACTCCAGACGGCACGTCGACAGCTTCGTCACGCAGCTGAACGGCTCGAGATCGATCCGAACGTCGTTCGACGGTTGCGACATCCGGCGAAAGTCCACGAGGTCACGCTCCCGATCGAACGGGACGACGGGACCGTCGAGGTGTTCACCGGCTATCGTGCCCAACACGATAGCGTCAGGGGACCGTATAAAGGTGGACTTCGGTACCACCCAGAGGTGAACAGAGACGAATGTGTCGGGCTTTCCATGTGGATGACGTGGAAATGTGCGGTTATGGATCTCCCTTTTGGCGGCGCCAAAGGGGGTGTTGCGGTCAATCCTAAGGAGCTGAGTGCCAACGAAAAAGAGCGCCTGACGCGGCGGTTCACTCAGGAGATGCGGGACGTGATCGGACCGATGCAAGATATTCCGGCTCCTGATATGGGAACGGATCCCCAAACGATGGCGTGGCTGATGGACGCGTATTCGATGCAGGAAGGCGAAACGATACCGGGGGTGGTCACCGGAAAACCCCCCGTCATCGGTGGAAGTCAGGGGCGACAAGAAGCCCCCGGCCGCAGCGTCGCCGTGATCACCCAAGCCGTTTGTGAGTATTACGATCGTGTACTCGAAGACACCACAGTTGCGATACAGGGGTACGGTAGCGTCGGTGCAAACGCAGCTCGGCTCCTCGATGACAGGGGAGCAAACATCGTCGCTATCAGCGATGTAAACGGAGCGATGTACGATCCGACCGGGATCGATACCCATTCGGTCCCATCACACGACGAGGAGCCAGAAGCCGTCACGAAGTACGCCGAAGAGACGATTTCGAACGAGAAACTGCTCACGCTCGATGTGGACGTCCTCATCCCTGCAGCACTGGGCAACGTCATCACGGAAACGAACGCGAACGCCGTTCGTGCAGACATCGTAGTGGAGGGAGCGAACGGGCCAACGACCTCGACCGCTGATTCCATCCTCAACGAGCGTAATATTCCAGTGATTCCGGATATTCTGGCGAACGCGGGCGGCGTAACCGTCAGCTATTTTGAATGGCTCCAGGACATCAACCGTCAATCGTGGGCGCGCAAGCGGGTCAACGAGGAGCTCGAAGGCGAAATGAAAACTGCATGGATTGCCGTCCGTGATGAATTCGAGTCCCGATCCGTTTCGTGGAGAGATGCTGCATACATCGTAGCCCTCTCACGGATCGCGGAGGCGCACAACGTGCGCGGACTGTGGCCGTAG